In Arthrobacter sp. MN05-02, one genomic interval encodes:
- a CDS encoding prephenate dehydratase, with product MTRSDSYAYLGPEGTFTEAALLQVPGAEEARRVPASTVGAALDAVRSGTVDAAMVPIENSVEGGVSATLDAIAVGEPLRILREELVPITFVLAARPGTPLDAVRRIATHGHAWAQCRNWVDSHVRDAEYFPASSTAAAAYGLTDGDAGYDAAICSPLVAGRLGLAVLAADIGDVSDAVTRFVLVGRPDALPPRTGADKTTLVIPLPDDHPGALMQILDQFAARGVNLSRIESRPTGHFLGDYFFSVDADGHVEDARVADALKGLHRISPGLRFLGSYARADRRTPAVERHTSDDAFGAADAWLDGITGGR from the coding sequence GTGACGCGGTCCGATTCCTACGCGTACCTGGGCCCGGAGGGGACCTTCACGGAAGCCGCGCTGCTCCAGGTGCCGGGAGCGGAGGAGGCACGTCGCGTCCCGGCGTCGACGGTCGGCGCGGCGCTCGACGCCGTCCGCTCCGGAACCGTGGACGCGGCGATGGTGCCCATCGAGAACTCCGTGGAGGGCGGGGTCAGCGCCACGCTCGACGCCATCGCCGTGGGTGAGCCGCTGCGGATCCTGCGCGAGGAGCTCGTACCGATCACGTTCGTGCTGGCCGCCCGTCCGGGGACGCCGCTCGACGCCGTCCGCCGCATCGCCACCCACGGCCACGCCTGGGCGCAGTGCCGCAACTGGGTCGACAGTCACGTACGCGATGCGGAATACTTTCCGGCATCGTCGACCGCCGCCGCCGCCTACGGGCTGACCGACGGCGACGCCGGGTACGACGCCGCCATCTGCTCCCCCCTCGTCGCCGGGCGCCTCGGACTCGCGGTCCTGGCGGCCGACATCGGGGATGTCAGCGACGCCGTCACCCGTTTCGTGCTGGTGGGCAGGCCGGACGCCCTGCCGCCGCGCACCGGGGCCGACAAGACCACCCTCGTGATCCCCCTGCCCGACGACCACCCGGGTGCGCTGATGCAGATCCTCGACCAGTTCGCGGCGCGCGGCGTCAACCTGAGCCGCATCGAGTCCAGGCCCACGGGCCATTTCCTCGGGGACTACTTCTTCAGCGTCGACGCTGACGGCCACGTCGAGGACGCCCGCGTGGCCGACGCCCTCAAGGGGCTGCACCGGATCAGTCCGGGCCTGCGCTTCCTCGGATCCTACGCCCGTGCCGACCGCCGCACCCCCGCCGTGGAACGCCACACGTCCGACGACGCCTTCGGTGCAGCCGATGCCTGGCTCGACGGGATCACCGGAGGCCGATAG
- a CDS encoding hypothetical protein (possible pseudo due to internal stop codon): MSTTQRTAGTGGKTFFGHPRMLANLFSVELWERFSFYGMQALLLYYMTYSLAEGGLGFDSATAAGFVGAYGGGV, from the coding sequence ATGAGCACAACCCAGCGGACCGCCGGCACCGGCGGGAAAACGTTCTTCGGTCACCCGCGCATGCTGGCGAACCTCTTCAGCGTGGAACTGTGGGAACGCTTCTCCTTCTACGGCATGCAGGCACTGCTCCTGTACTACATGACCTACTCCCTCGCCGAGGGCGGGCTCGGTTTCGACTCCGCCACGGCCGCCGGCTTCGTCGGCGCCTACGGCGGCGGTGTCTAA
- a CDS encoding haloacid dehalogenase, whose protein sequence is MSTLSDAGIDDRQENRKHHLIALDVDGTLVDHEGSMTEEVRDAARAVIEAGHDVIIATGRSLGATLPVIGLLGITRGFAVCSNGGVTLRIDAALPEGFEVLERVTFDPRPALTALRERLPSAKYALEDDRGRFLSTESFQDASFGSEAQSVGFEEMLESRAVRVVVFSTDSSADEFGNAVASIGLHGVTYSVGWTAWLDIAASGVTKASALEALRQRLGTDRSLTVAVGDGRNDIEMLEWAGRGVAMGQAPEEVRSAASEVTGSVYDDGAAKVLRSIV, encoded by the coding sequence ATGAGTACTTTGAGCGATGCCGGCATCGATGACCGGCAGGAGAACAGGAAGCACCACCTCATCGCCCTCGACGTCGACGGCACCCTCGTGGATCACGAGGGGTCGATGACCGAAGAGGTGCGGGACGCCGCGCGGGCCGTCATCGAAGCCGGGCACGACGTCATCATCGCGACGGGCCGGTCCCTCGGGGCCACCCTCCCCGTGATCGGGCTCCTCGGTATCACGCGCGGTTTCGCGGTCTGCTCCAACGGCGGGGTCACGCTGCGGATCGACGCGGCGCTGCCGGAGGGGTTCGAGGTCCTCGAACGCGTCACCTTCGATCCGCGACCCGCCCTCACCGCACTCCGCGAGCGCCTCCCTTCCGCCAAGTACGCGCTCGAGGACGACCGCGGCCGGTTCCTGTCGACGGAGAGCTTCCAGGACGCGAGCTTCGGTTCCGAGGCGCAGAGCGTCGGCTTCGAGGAGATGCTCGAGAGCCGTGCCGTGCGTGTCGTGGTGTTCAGCACCGACAGTTCGGCCGACGAGTTCGGGAACGCCGTCGCGTCGATCGGGCTGCACGGGGTGACCTACTCCGTGGGGTGGACCGCGTGGCTGGACATCGCCGCCTCGGGCGTCACGAAGGCCAGCGCCCTGGAGGCCCTCCGGCAGCGCCTCGGAACCGACCGCAGCCTCACGGTCGCCGTCGGCGACGGCCGGAACGACATCGAGATGCTCGAGTGGGCCGGTCGCGGGGTCGCCATGGGGCAGGCACCCGAGGAGGTCCGTTCGGCGGCTTCGGAGGTCACGGGCAGCGTGTACGACGACGGCGCCGCGAAGGTCCTGCGCTCGATCGTCTGA
- a CDS encoding hypothetical protein (possible pseudo due to frameshift) yields the protein MRGVLEAAEANGLPLVADLPLDALTATSFGVGEIAAQLLDDGAEEILLCIGGSATTDGGTGLLSALGARFLDADGDPLPPGGGALAALATIDTTHLHPRSRDVRWRIAVDVDNPLCGPRGAAAVFGPQKGATPDDVTVLDLGLAHLAAVVGAVSGIDMLEVPGPGAAGGLPAVLVPLLGAEIVPGSALVADAVGLAGALADADLVLTGEGSFDSQSLGGKVVQAVVENAPATCAVVAVAGRVQLTAAQVQGAGLAGAFSIATGPMVLDELIRDAGMLMEDAAAQVYGVFAAGRG from the coding sequence GTGCGGGGCGTCCTGGAGGCTGCGGAGGCCAACGGCCTGCCCCTCGTCGCCGACCTCCCCCTCGATGCGCTCACGGCCACCAGCTTCGGCGTCGGTGAGATCGCGGCACAGCTGCTCGACGACGGCGCGGAGGAGATCCTGCTCTGCATCGGCGGTTCCGCGACGACGGACGGCGGGACGGGCCTGCTCTCCGCCCTCGGTGCCCGTTTCCTCGACGCCGACGGCGATCCCCTGCCGCCGGGCGGAGGAGCACTCGCGGCCCTGGCGACCATCGACACCACCCACCTCCACCCGCGCTCCCGCGACGTCCGCTGGCGCATCGCGGTCGACGTCGACAACCCCCTGTGCGGGCCCCGCGGCGCCGCGGCCGTCTTCGGACCGCAGAAGGGCGCGACGCCGGACGACGTCACCGTCCTCGATCTCGGCCTGGCGCACCTCGCCGCCGTCGTGGGCGCGGTGTCCGGCATCGACATGCTCGAGGTCCCCGGGCCGGGGGCGGCCGGGGGCCTGCCCGCCGTGCTCGTCCCGTTGCTGGGAGCGGAGATCGTCCCCGGGTCCGCCCTGGTGGCCGACGCCGTCGGACTGGCCGGCGCGCTCGCGGACGCCGATCTCGTCCTGACGGGTGAGGGGTCCTTCGACTCGCAGTCGCTGGGCGGCAAGGTGGTGCAGGCCGTGGTGGAGAACGCCCCGGCGACCTGCGCCGTCGTCGCCGTCGCCGGGCGCGTGCAGCTCACGGCCGCGCAGGTGCAGGGCGCCGGGCTGGCGGGCGCGTTCTCGATCGCCACCGGTCCCATGGTGCTCGACGAGCTGATCCGGGACGCCGGGATGCTGATGGAGGATGCGGCCGCGCAGGTGTACGGCGTCTTCGCGGCCGGCCGGGGCTAG
- a CDS encoding MFS transporter (possible pseudo due to internal stop codon): MLGSERVLFSSAIIIMCGHIALALLPGVVGLAIGLVLVGVGSGGLKANASSLVGTLYAPGDDRRDAGFSIFYMGINIGALVGPLLTNLAWDAYGFHVGFGLAAIGMAAGLLQYAATRKNLPAAAHLVENPLPRTAYPRWISIAVAVIVLLGVVLATGLLDAGNLANVMAYTAIAATIAYFAVILSSSRVSGVERRRVYSFMPLFLASAAFWSLFQQQFTVVALYSESRLDRDLFGWEMPPGMVQSINPVFIILFAGIFAALWTRLGSRQPSSPLKFSFGLIIMGVAFLAFIPFAGGGPNSTPLVGLAGILLLFTWAELFISPIGLSVTTKLAPEAFRTQMLALFFLSISLGTTVSGLLAGFYSEANEVPYFAFSGITAIILGGALIAGAPAIRRAMSGVR; the protein is encoded by the coding sequence GTGCTCGGCTCCGAGCGGGTGCTGTTCTCCTCCGCGATCATCATCATGTGCGGCCACATCGCCCTCGCCCTGCTGCCCGGGGTCGTCGGACTGGCGATCGGCCTCGTGCTCGTGGGCGTCGGCTCGGGCGGCCTGAAGGCCAATGCCTCCTCGCTCGTCGGCACGCTCTACGCTCCCGGCGACGACCGCCGCGACGCCGGCTTCTCCATCTTCTACATGGGCATCAACATCGGCGCCCTCGTGGGACCACTGCTGACGAACCTCGCCTGGGACGCCTACGGCTTCCACGTCGGGTTCGGGCTGGCTGCGATCGGCATGGCCGCGGGGCTCCTCCAGTACGCCGCGACCAGGAAGAACCTCCCGGCCGCCGCGCACCTCGTAGAGAACCCGCTCCCCCGCACGGCGTACCCGCGCTGGATCAGCATCGCCGTCGCCGTCATCGTCCTCCTCGGCGTGGTGCTGGCCACAGGGCTCCTCGACGCCGGCAACCTGGCGAACGTCATGGCGTACACGGCCATCGCGGCGACGATCGCCTACTTCGCGGTCATCCTCTCGAGCAGCAGGGTCAGCGGGGTGGAACGGCGCAGGGTCTACTCCTTCATGCCGCTCTTTCTCGCCAGTGCCGCCTTCTGGTCGCTGTTCCAGCAGCAGTTCACCGTGGTGGCGCTGTACTCGGAGAGCCGGCTGGACCGGGACCTGTTCGGCTGGGAGATGCCGCCAGGCATGGTGCAGTCCATCAACCCGGTCTTCATCATCCTCTTCGCCGGGATCTTCGCAGCCCTGTGGACCCGCCTCGGCAGCCGCCAGCCGTCCTCTCCCCTGAAGTTCTCCTTCGGCCTCATCATCATGGGTGTCGCGTTCCTCGCCTTCATCCCCTTCGCGGGCGGCGGTCCCAACAGCACGCCGCTGGTCGGTCTCGCCGGGATCCTGCTGCTCTTCACCTGGGCCGAGCTCTTCATCTCCCCGATCGGGCTGTCGGTGACCACGAAGCTGGCGCCGGAGGCCTTCCGCACCCAGATGCTGGCCCTGTTCTTCCTGTCGATCTCCCTGGGCACCACGGTGTCGGGCCTGCTCGCGGGGTTCTACTCCGAGGCGAACGAAGTGCCCTACTTCGCCTTCAGCGGCATCACGGCGATCATCCTCGGCGGTGCCCTCATCGCCGGCGCCCCCGCGATCCGGAGGGCCATGAGCGGGGTCCGCTAG
- the fadD gene encoding long-chain-fatty-acid--CoA ligase — protein MPNLADNLVATATRSPSAVAIKLDDVEVTFGVLEALSQKVATILTEQGVQRGDRVALVMPNIPQMAFVYYGVLRAGAVVVPLNPLLRGREVAYHLTNSGARLVFAWEGILAEAQAGAEASGAETGDPVSVIPVDNSAFMHRVSAAEPTPGVVDLDGEETAVVLYTSGTTGRPKGATLSHANLSRNTEISRDLMGTAEGEVLFGGLPFFHIFGQTCALNAAVLTGATVTLLPRFEPGKALEIIARDRVTIFEGVPTMYIAMLRHPDVAGTDLSSVRVAVSGGSALPVEVLHEFERVFGADLLEGYGLSETSPIVSFNRVGHLRKPGSIGTPVDGVEVRMLDALGDEVAQGEVGELAVRGHCVMKGYWENADATAAAIPDGWFRTGDLARFDEDGLIFIVDRKKDVILRGGYNIYPREVEEVLYEHPAVAEAAVIGVPDDLHGEEIVAVVGIKAEHTPADDGAREALAAEIVDFAKDRIAAYKYPRRVVLVDALPKGPTGKILKREIRV, from the coding sequence GTGCCGAACCTCGCCGACAACCTCGTGGCCACCGCGACGAGGAGCCCCTCGGCCGTGGCCATCAAGCTCGACGACGTCGAGGTCACCTTCGGGGTGCTCGAGGCACTCAGCCAGAAGGTCGCGACGATCCTCACCGAACAGGGCGTGCAGCGGGGGGACCGCGTGGCGCTCGTCATGCCGAATATCCCCCAGATGGCATTCGTCTATTACGGGGTCCTGCGGGCGGGCGCCGTCGTCGTGCCCCTCAATCCGCTGCTCAGGGGCCGCGAGGTCGCCTACCACCTGACGAACTCGGGCGCGAGGCTCGTCTTCGCCTGGGAGGGCATCCTCGCCGAGGCGCAGGCCGGCGCCGAGGCCTCCGGCGCCGAGACCGGCGATCCCGTGAGCGTGATCCCCGTGGACAACTCCGCCTTCATGCACCGCGTCTCGGCCGCCGAGCCCACCCCCGGCGTCGTCGACCTCGACGGCGAGGAGACCGCCGTGGTCCTCTACACCTCGGGCACCACCGGCCGCCCCAAGGGCGCCACCCTCTCCCACGCCAACCTCTCCCGTAACACCGAGATCTCCCGCGACCTCATGGGCACCGCCGAGGGCGAGGTGCTCTTCGGCGGCCTGCCGTTCTTCCATATCTTCGGGCAGACCTGCGCGCTCAACGCGGCCGTCCTCACCGGAGCCACGGTCACACTCCTGCCGCGCTTCGAGCCCGGGAAGGCACTGGAGATCATCGCTCGCGACCGCGTCACCATCTTCGAGGGCGTCCCCACCATGTACATCGCGATGCTGCGCCACCCGGACGTCGCCGGCACGGACCTGTCCTCCGTCCGCGTGGCCGTCTCCGGTGGATCGGCGCTGCCCGTGGAGGTCCTGCACGAATTCGAGCGGGTCTTCGGCGCGGACCTGCTGGAGGGCTACGGGCTGTCGGAGACCTCACCGATCGTCAGCTTCAACCGGGTGGGGCACCTGCGCAAGCCCGGATCCATCGGCACCCCGGTGGACGGCGTCGAGGTGCGGATGCTCGACGCCCTGGGCGACGAGGTGGCGCAGGGCGAGGTCGGCGAGCTCGCCGTGCGCGGCCACTGCGTCATGAAGGGGTACTGGGAGAACGCGGACGCCACGGCGGCGGCCATCCCCGACGGCTGGTTCCGCACCGGCGACCTCGCCCGCTTCGACGAGGACGGCCTCATCTTCATCGTGGACCGCAAGAAGGACGTGATCCTCCGCGGCGGCTACAACATCTACCCCCGCGAGGTGGAGGAGGTCCTGTACGAGCACCCCGCCGTGGCCGAGGCCGCCGTCATCGGCGTGCCGGACGACCTGCACGGCGAGGAGATCGTGGCGGTCGTCGGCATCAAGGCCGAACACACCCCGGCCGACGACGGTGCCCGCGAGGCACTCGCGGCCGAGATCGTCGACTTCGCGAAGGACCGGATCGCGGCCTACAAGTACCCGCGCCGCGTAGTGCTGGTGGACGCCCTGCCGAAGGGACCCACCGGCAAGATCCTCAAGCGCGAGATCAGGGTCTAG
- the serS gene encoding serine--tRNA ligase, whose protein sequence is MIDVNDLRLNPEQFRASQRARRADESLVDAVLAADTTRRESVTAYETLRAEQNAFGKRVAQARGEEKQALLAEVKELAASVKAAAARSEEAKAEQETLLRRLPNLVQDGVPEGGEDDYVVLKKVGTPRDFEAEGFEPRDHLEIGELIGAIDMERGAKVSGSRFYFLKGVGARLELALLQMALDQAIRAGFTPMITPTLVRPETMQGTGFDIAHDAEIYRLEADDLYLVGTSEVALAGYHSDEILDLGAGPVRYAGWSSCYRREAGSHGKDTRGIIRVHQFNKVEMFTYTTVEDAAAEHERMLAWEEEMLAKVELPYRVIDTAAGDLGMSAARKFDCEAWVPTQGDYRELTSTSNCTTFQARRLNIRERQEGEGQKGTRAVATLNGTLATTRWIVAILEHHQNPDGSVTVPAALRPYLNGLETLPVL, encoded by the coding sequence GTGATCGACGTCAACGACCTCCGCCTGAATCCCGAGCAGTTCCGAGCATCGCAGCGCGCCCGCAGGGCGGATGAGTCCCTCGTCGACGCCGTCCTCGCGGCGGACACGACGCGGCGGGAGTCCGTGACGGCCTACGAGACGCTGCGCGCCGAGCAGAACGCCTTCGGCAAGCGGGTGGCCCAGGCCAGGGGCGAGGAGAAGCAGGCCCTCCTGGCCGAGGTCAAGGAGCTCGCGGCGTCCGTCAAGGCCGCCGCGGCACGCTCCGAGGAGGCCAAGGCCGAGCAGGAGACGCTCCTGCGCAGGCTGCCGAACCTCGTGCAGGACGGCGTCCCCGAGGGCGGCGAGGACGACTACGTCGTGCTGAAGAAGGTCGGCACGCCGCGGGACTTCGAGGCCGAGGGTTTCGAGCCCCGCGACCACCTCGAGATCGGCGAGCTGATCGGCGCGATCGACATGGAGCGCGGCGCCAAGGTGTCCGGTTCGCGCTTCTACTTCCTGAAGGGCGTCGGAGCCCGCCTCGAGCTCGCCCTGCTGCAGATGGCCCTCGACCAGGCGATCCGTGCCGGTTTCACCCCGATGATCACCCCCACCCTGGTGCGGCCGGAGACCATGCAGGGTACCGGCTTCGACATCGCCCACGACGCCGAGATCTACCGGCTCGAGGCGGACGACCTGTACCTCGTGGGCACGTCCGAGGTGGCGTTGGCCGGGTACCACTCGGACGAGATCCTCGACCTCGGCGCGGGTCCGGTCCGGTACGCCGGCTGGTCCTCCTGCTACCGCCGCGAGGCCGGGTCCCACGGCAAGGACACGCGCGGCATCATCCGCGTGCACCAGTTCAACAAGGTCGAGATGTTCACCTACACGACCGTCGAGGACGCCGCCGCGGAGCACGAGCGCATGCTCGCCTGGGAGGAGGAGATGCTCGCGAAGGTGGAGCTGCCGTACCGCGTCATCGACACGGCGGCCGGCGACCTCGGGATGTCCGCCGCGCGGAAGTTCGACTGCGAGGCATGGGTCCCCACCCAGGGGGACTACCGTGAGCTGACCTCGACGTCGAACTGCACCACCTTCCAGGCCCGGCGGCTGAACATCCGCGAGCGCCAGGAAGGGGAGGGCCAGAAGGGGACGCGCGCCGTCGCCACCCTGAACGGGACGCTGGCGACCACCCGCTGGATCGTGGCGATCCTCGAGCACCACCAGAACCCGGACGGTTCCGTCACCGTGCCGGCGGCGCTGCGGCCCTATCTTAACGGACTGGAAACACTTCCGGTACTGTGA
- the ppa gene encoding inorganic pyrophosphatase has translation MKLDVTIEIPKGSRVKYEIDHDTHRLRLDRVLFTAMQYPTHYGYFENTLGEDGDPLDALVLLQDFDLIPGVLVESRPIGVFNMTDDGGGDAKVLCVPVDPRFDHIRDLSDVSDFLLDEIKHFFTKYKDLEPGKWVEAADWAGREEAEAEVEASLKRFQEIGEGSAQDEPQGRSVDVEAKNATETPEGR, from the coding sequence ATGAAGCTCGACGTCACCATCGAGATCCCGAAGGGGTCGCGCGTCAAGTACGAGATCGACCACGACACCCACCGGCTGCGCCTCGACCGCGTCCTCTTCACGGCCATGCAGTACCCCACGCACTACGGCTACTTCGAGAACACGCTCGGCGAGGACGGCGACCCGCTGGACGCGCTCGTCCTGCTGCAGGACTTCGACCTCATCCCGGGCGTGCTCGTCGAGTCGCGCCCGATCGGCGTCTTCAACATGACGGACGACGGCGGCGGGGACGCGAAGGTGCTGTGCGTCCCCGTGGATCCCCGGTTCGACCACATCCGGGACCTGTCCGACGTCTCGGACTTCCTGCTCGACGAGATCAAGCACTTCTTCACGAAGTACAAGGACCTCGAGCCGGGCAAGTGGGTCGAGGCCGCCGACTGGGCGGGGCGCGAGGAGGCCGAGGCCGAGGTCGAGGCGTCGCTGAAGCGCTTCCAGGAGATCGGCGAGGGCAGCGCGCAGGACGAACCGCAGGGCCGCTCCGTCGACGTGGAGGCGAAGAACGCCACGGAGACCCCCGAGGGCCGCTAG
- a CDS encoding sulfurtransferase, whose protein sequence is MSEPQNVPVTAVPDDARILDVREDYEWEAGHVDGALHIPLDQLPARLGELDPDEDLHVICRSGGRSQRAAQWLEGNGYTAVNVSGGMGAWLEAGKPMVSETGSEPTVL, encoded by the coding sequence ATGAGCGAACCCCAGAACGTACCGGTGACAGCCGTGCCCGACGACGCGCGGATCCTCGACGTGCGCGAGGACTACGAGTGGGAGGCGGGCCACGTCGACGGCGCACTGCACATCCCGCTCGACCAGCTTCCCGCCCGGCTCGGCGAACTGGACCCGGACGAGGACCTGCACGTCATCTGCCGCAGTGGTGGCCGATCGCAGCGTGCCGCCCAGTGGCTCGAGGGCAACGGCTACACGGCGGTCAACGTCAGCGGTGGCATGGGTGCCTGGCTCGAGGCCGGCAAGCCCATGGTGTCCGAGACTGGCAGCGAGCCGACCGTCCTGTGA
- a CDS encoding sphingosine kinase has translation MRRKLLAGTAAASAAVASLQTYWSVRRLQQTRTPTASVHEPTAVAEGPQRVALVLNPSKLQADATRALVEQACSDAGWEPPLILETTIEDPGTGQAAQALAAGADVVIAAGGDGTVRAVAQELAHQPAALGLLPLGTGNLLVRNLGLPYNDIAGCLRLALHGSERRIDMARISLRNDRSEVVSEHPFLVMGGVGFDASVVADAKQDLKEKFGWLAYSEAGVRHLPGRRRRISISLDGQPPQSRKVRSLLVANCGKLPAGVDFVPDAVIDDGYLDVVVLSPRSLLGWTWMAAKILSRHRGVIPVISYYRAREVTVWSADPIATQLDGDPSGSITSLTARVDPDALMVRVPVSAPGPSGSSVLPRPDRHRRWQQGVQRVLRRP, from the coding sequence ATGCGCCGCAAACTGCTTGCCGGAACCGCCGCGGCGTCCGCCGCCGTCGCGTCCCTCCAGACGTACTGGTCCGTCCGGCGGCTGCAGCAGACCCGTACCCCCACCGCCTCCGTCCACGAGCCGACGGCGGTGGCGGAGGGCCCGCAGCGCGTGGCACTCGTGCTCAATCCCTCGAAGCTCCAGGCCGACGCGACGCGGGCCCTCGTGGAGCAGGCGTGCTCGGACGCGGGCTGGGAACCCCCGCTGATCCTCGAGACCACCATCGAGGATCCGGGCACGGGGCAGGCCGCGCAGGCACTGGCGGCGGGGGCCGACGTCGTCATCGCGGCCGGCGGCGACGGCACGGTGCGTGCCGTGGCGCAGGAACTCGCGCACCAGCCCGCCGCGCTCGGCCTGCTGCCCCTCGGGACCGGGAACCTGCTCGTCCGGAACCTCGGCCTGCCGTACAACGACATCGCGGGCTGCCTCCGGCTCGCCCTGCACGGCTCCGAGCGGCGCATCGACATGGCCCGGATCAGTCTGCGCAACGACCGCAGCGAGGTGGTGTCGGAGCACCCGTTCCTCGTCATGGGCGGGGTGGGCTTCGACGCGAGCGTGGTGGCCGACGCGAAGCAGGACCTGAAGGAGAAGTTCGGCTGGCTCGCCTACAGCGAGGCCGGGGTGCGCCACCTGCCCGGCAGGCGCCGGCGCATCTCGATCAGCCTCGACGGACAGCCGCCGCAGAGCAGGAAGGTCCGCAGCCTCCTCGTGGCGAACTGCGGCAAGCTGCCGGCGGGGGTGGACTTCGTGCCCGACGCCGTGATCGACGACGGCTACCTCGATGTCGTGGTGCTGAGCCCCCGCAGCCTGCTCGGCTGGACCTGGATGGCCGCGAAGATCCTCTCCCGGCACCGTGGCGTCATCCCGGTGATCAGCTACTACCGCGCCAGGGAGGTGACCGTCTGGTCAGCCGATCCGATCGCCACCCAGCTCGACGGCGATCCCTCCGGTTCCATCACCTCGCTGACCGCCCGGGTGGACCCGGACGCACTGATGGTCCGGGTGCCGGTGTCGGCTCCCGGACCATCGGGTTCCTCGGTGCTGCCGCGGCCCGACCGGCACCGGAGGTGGCAGCAGGGCGTGCAGCGGGTCCTGCGCCGGCCCTAG
- the topA_1 gene encoding DNA topoisomerase: MARLRRSNTRRPGITRRRHGKGFSYRAPNGELLQDRDEIERIRDLVIPPAWKDVWIAPYPNGHVQAIGTDDAGRRQYMYHPAWREQKDREKFDRALDFGAKLPSARRAITQHLRSEGVTRERAFAAALRIVDAGALRIGSAQYAEANGSFGVTTLLVEHCTIEGETITFDFPGKSGQHWETRLEDEDLADALRPMMEREDADTVLAYQTDDGKWHHVDGSLLNEFLRQVTGGPFTAKDFRTWQATVVAAMALAKEDLKATSRTARQKAVSATMKAVADHLGNTPTVARSSYVDPRLVDRFMSGEVIPITTYSASEKAVQELLRD, from the coding sequence ATGGCTCGATTGCGCCGCAGCAACACGCGCAGGCCCGGTATCACCCGCCGCCGCCACGGCAAGGGTTTCAGCTACCGCGCCCCGAACGGCGAGCTGCTGCAGGACCGCGACGAGATCGAGCGCATCCGGGACCTCGTGATCCCGCCGGCATGGAAGGACGTGTGGATCGCGCCCTATCCGAACGGGCACGTCCAGGCGATCGGCACGGACGACGCCGGGCGGCGCCAGTACATGTACCACCCGGCCTGGCGTGAGCAGAAGGACCGCGAGAAGTTCGACCGCGCCCTGGACTTCGGGGCGAAGCTGCCGAGCGCCCGCCGGGCCATCACCCAGCACCTGCGCAGCGAGGGCGTGACGAGGGAACGCGCCTTCGCTGCGGCGCTGCGGATCGTCGACGCCGGGGCGCTGAGGATCGGGTCCGCCCAGTACGCCGAGGCGAACGGTTCCTTCGGCGTCACGACCCTCCTCGTGGAGCACTGCACGATCGAGGGCGAGACCATCACCTTCGACTTCCCCGGGAAGAGCGGGCAGCACTGGGAGACTCGGCTCGAGGACGAGGACCTCGCCGACGCACTGCGGCCCATGATGGAGCGCGAGGACGCCGACACGGTGCTCGCCTACCAGACGGACGACGGCAAGTGGCACCACGTGGACGGCTCCCTGCTCAACGAATTCCTCCGGCAGGTGACCGGCGGCCCGTTCACGGCGAAGGACTTCCGGACCTGGCAGGCCACCGTCGTCGCGGCCATGGCGCTGGCCAAGGAGGACCTGAAGGCGACGAGCCGCACGGCCCGCCAGAAGGCGGTGTCGGCGACCATGAAGGCTGTCGCCGACCACCTCGGCAACACGCCGACCGTCGCCAGGAGCTCGTACGTCGATCCGAGGCTCGTGGACCGGTTCATGAGCGGCGAGGTCATCCCCATCACCACCTACTCCGCCTCGGAGAAGGCCGTGCAGGAACTCCTGCGGGACTGA